A region from the Pseudomonas sp. KU26590 genome encodes:
- a CDS encoding isopenicillin N synthase family dioxygenase, translating into MTVTANLPIIDMAGVREGDDAAIRRAGEAIRSACSESGFFYIINHGVPRQVIDSAMSAAKAFFALAPEVKRQVAVNKRHRGWHALGGALMYEATKPDFKEFFSIGLELPEDDPSVLAGEALRGPNQWPDFMPALRLALDAYYEEIGKAGADLLKAVAVGLGIEPDFFAPKYGKRLQRTQMVYYPPHPPRAETDQFGVAPHTDYGCITLLHQDNSGGLQVRELGSGAWVDATPIEGTLVVNVGDLLARWSNDRFRSTLHRVINQSGHERYSIATFYDPTYGAVVDPCDLGIDAAASLYPAVAAGDYILKRIDDSMAYRKKA; encoded by the coding sequence ATGACCGTCACCGCCAACCTCCCGATCATCGACATGGCCGGGGTCCGCGAAGGCGACGATGCCGCGATCCGCCGCGCCGGCGAAGCCATCCGTAGCGCCTGCAGCGAGAGCGGCTTCTTCTACATCATCAACCACGGCGTGCCCCGCCAGGTGATCGACAGCGCCATGTCGGCAGCGAAAGCCTTCTTCGCTTTAGCGCCGGAGGTGAAGCGCCAGGTCGCGGTGAACAAACGTCATCGCGGCTGGCATGCGTTGGGCGGGGCGCTGATGTATGAGGCGACCAAGCCGGATTTTAAGGAGTTTTTCAGCATCGGCCTCGAGCTGCCGGAGGATGACCCGAGCGTACTGGCGGGGGAGGCTTTGCGCGGTCCGAATCAGTGGCCGGATTTCATGCCGGCGTTGCGGCTGGCGCTGGACGCGTATTACGAGGAGATCGGCAAGGCGGGCGCTGATCTGTTGAAGGCGGTGGCCGTGGGACTGGGTATCGAGCCCGATTTTTTTGCGCCGAAATACGGCAAGCGTTTGCAGCGCACGCAGATGGTCTATTACCCGCCCCATCCACCGCGGGCTGAAACCGATCAGTTCGGCGTGGCGCCGCATACGGATTATGGGTGCATTACGTTGTTGCATCAGGACAACAGCGGCGGTCTGCAGGTGCGTGAGTTGGGCAGCGGGGCGTGGGTCGATGCGACGCCAATCGAGGGCACTTTGGTGGTGAACGTGGGGGATTTGCTGGCGCGTTGGTCGAACGATCGGTTCCGGTCGACGTTGCATCGGGTGATCAATCAGTCAGGGCATGAGCGGTATTCGATCGCGACGTTTTATGACCCGACCTATGGGGCGGTTGTTGATCCCTGCGATTTGGGGATTGATGCTGCTGCGAGCCTTTATCCGGCGGTGGCGGCGGGGGATTACATACTTAAGCGGATTGATGATTCGATGGCGTATCGGAAGAAGGCGTAG
- a CDS encoding FAD-binding oxidoreductase, with amino-acid sequence MSDLQQTIRHLREALGDPQVLTGEAISPRHYSDWTRHAPACPAALLLPTSTEQVSLALRICNAAGQSVVPQGGMTGLAGGAVPRTTDIALSLDRLRGIEEIDTAAATVSVGAGTTLEEIQHAVADAGFLFPLDLGARGSCQIGGNIATNAGGNAVIRYGMTRDLVLGLEVVLADGRVLDLMNKMIKNNCGYDLKQCFIGSEGTLGVITRAVLKMAPLPGPTTTLLCALPDYQSAVALLRRIQSSVGTPQAYELMWQDFLRLGVSWLEKPVAPIPDHHPLYVLLESSAPGDALEQTLEAAIEAGEVVDAILATSQTQARGLWKIREATGEFPQRMAPLNFDISLPIGRIGEFAERCRERIDARWPGNRSVYFGHIGDSNLHLTVDCHSLPQPAPVLEIEELVYSAVGELGGAVSAEHGIGLLKREFLHHSVSAQALQVMAELKRSFDPNGILNPGKILG; translated from the coding sequence ATGAGCGACCTGCAACAGACCATCAGACATTTGCGCGAGGCCTTGGGCGACCCTCAGGTGCTGACCGGCGAGGCCATTAGCCCGCGTCATTACAGCGACTGGACCCGCCATGCCCCCGCCTGCCCGGCCGCATTGCTCTTGCCGACCAGCACCGAACAGGTTTCCCTCGCCCTGCGCATCTGCAACGCGGCGGGGCAAAGCGTGGTGCCCCAGGGCGGCATGACCGGGCTGGCGGGCGGCGCCGTTCCGCGCACCACCGATATCGCGTTGTCGCTGGATCGCCTGCGCGGCATCGAGGAGATCGACACAGCCGCCGCCACCGTCAGCGTGGGTGCGGGGACGACGCTGGAGGAGATCCAGCACGCCGTGGCCGACGCCGGTTTTTTGTTTCCGCTGGACCTGGGCGCCCGGGGCTCGTGTCAGATCGGGGGCAACATTGCTACCAACGCGGGTGGCAATGCGGTGATTCGTTACGGGATGACCCGCGACCTGGTGCTCGGTCTGGAGGTGGTGTTGGCGGACGGGCGTGTGCTCGACCTGATGAACAAGATGATCAAGAACAACTGCGGTTATGACCTAAAACAGTGCTTCATCGGCAGCGAAGGCACCCTTGGGGTGATTACCCGTGCGGTTCTGAAAATGGCGCCGCTGCCCGGCCCCACCACCACGCTGCTCTGCGCCCTGCCCGATTACCAGAGCGCCGTCGCGCTGCTGCGGCGCATTCAGTCGAGCGTCGGCACGCCCCAGGCCTATGAATTGATGTGGCAGGATTTCTTGCGCCTTGGCGTGTCGTGGCTGGAGAAGCCCGTCGCGCCGATCCCCGATCATCATCCGCTGTACGTGCTGCTGGAATCGTCCGCCCCCGGCGATGCGCTGGAGCAGACCCTTGAAGCCGCAATCGAGGCCGGTGAAGTGGTCGACGCCATTCTCGCCACCTCCCAGACCCAGGCCCGCGGGCTGTGGAAAATACGCGAGGCCACCGGCGAGTTTCCCCAGCGCATGGCGCCCCTGAACTTCGACATCAGCCTGCCCATCGGCCGCATCGGTGAGTTCGCCGAGCGCTGCCGTGAACGCATCGACGCGCGCTGGCCGGGTAACCGAAGCGTGTATTTCGGCCACATCGGTGACAGCAACCTGCACCTGACCGTGGACTGCCATTCGCTGCCGCAGCCCGCGCCGGTGCTGGAAATCGAAGAGCTGGTCTACAGCGCCGTCGGCGAGTTGGGCGGCGCGGTGTCAGCTGAACATGGCATCGGCCTGCTCAAGCGCGAGTTTCTCCATCACTCGGTCAGCGCGCAAGCGTTGCAGGTGATGGCCGAACTCAAGCGCAGTTTCGACCCCAACGGCATTCTCAATCCGGGCAAAATCCTCGGCTGA
- a CDS encoding amino acid ABC transporter permease translates to MVDWPLLQQNAPLLLGALWVTLQVSIAALVFGFVIGIVVGSLRLSPIPFLRRLGGAYIFVFRGIPLLVQLLFIYYFLPRVGLPNVSPTVAAIIGLSLAAGAYIAEIMRGGFLAIPGGQLEAAGLLGMSDAQMLMRIRVPQAVRLTLPALVNEMILLIKASSLVSVVGLADLTRTAQNLAASDYMFVQDYLMLAGFYCLINVPLAYAASLLERRLKERTA, encoded by the coding sequence GTGGTCGATTGGCCCTTGCTGCAGCAAAACGCGCCGTTACTGCTAGGCGCCCTGTGGGTGACGTTGCAGGTGTCGATCGCCGCGCTGGTGTTCGGCTTTGTCATCGGCATCGTCGTCGGCAGCCTGCGCCTGTCGCCGATCCCTTTTCTGCGCCGCCTGGGTGGCGCCTACATTTTCGTGTTCCGCGGCATTCCGCTGCTGGTGCAACTGCTGTTCATCTATTACTTCCTGCCCCGGGTCGGCCTGCCCAATGTCTCGCCCACGGTGGCGGCGATCATCGGCCTGTCCCTGGCCGCCGGCGCGTACATCGCCGAGATCATGCGCGGCGGTTTTCTTGCGATTCCCGGGGGCCAGCTGGAGGCCGCCGGCCTGTTGGGCATGAGCGACGCGCAGATGCTCATGCGCATCCGCGTGCCCCAGGCCGTGCGCCTGACGCTGCCGGCGCTGGTCAATGAAATGATCCTGCTGATCAAGGCCTCGTCGCTGGTCTCGGTGGTGGGGCTGGCCGACCTCACCCGCACGGCGCAGAACCTCGCCGCCAGCGATTACATGTTCGTCCAGGACTACCTGATGCTCGCCGGCTTCTACTGCCTGATCAACGTGCCGCTGGCGTACGCCGCGAGCCTGCTGGAACGACGGCTGAAGGAGCGCACGGCATGA
- a CDS encoding transporter substrate-binding domain-containing protein → MPLDSVFRRTFKRLSIAATLTLLPLAVLPLSAQADQLADVKKAGELVVGTEMQFAPFDFLEAGKQKGLNAELFEALGQELGVKIKFLDLPWPSVLPGLEAKKFDVVAGPIIVTKARKERYHFVSPIAEATVALLAGAKDDSISKPEDIAGKTVGAGKGSAQLEELKAFAATLPQKVTIREYVDNNQAYADLAAKRIVAVANSLPNISFVAAQKSNLYKVVQPPFGKKSYFAYLGRKDADADSLIAALDAALTKMHDDGRLAALQKKWLGAEMDVPKGDFEPTW, encoded by the coding sequence ATGCCACTCGACTCTGTGTTCCGCAGGACGTTTAAACGCTTGAGCATCGCTGCCACGCTGACGCTGTTGCCATTGGCGGTGCTGCCACTGTCGGCACAGGCCGATCAACTGGCTGATGTGAAAAAGGCCGGTGAGCTGGTGGTCGGCACCGAGATGCAGTTCGCGCCGTTCGACTTTCTCGAAGCGGGCAAGCAGAAAGGCTTGAACGCTGAGTTGTTCGAGGCGCTGGGTCAGGAGCTGGGGGTCAAGATCAAGTTCCTCGACCTGCCGTGGCCGAGCGTGCTGCCGGGTCTTGAAGCGAAGAAATTCGACGTGGTGGCCGGCCCGATCATCGTGACCAAGGCGCGCAAGGAGCGTTACCACTTCGTCTCGCCGATTGCCGAAGCGACCGTGGCCCTGCTCGCGGGCGCCAAGGACGACAGCATCAGCAAGCCTGAAGACATCGCCGGCAAAACCGTCGGTGCCGGCAAGGGCTCGGCGCAGCTGGAAGAGTTGAAAGCCTTCGCCGCGACCCTGCCGCAGAAGGTCACCATTCGTGAATACGTCGACAACAATCAGGCCTACGCTGATCTGGCCGCCAAGCGCATCGTCGCCGTGGCCAATTCGCTGCCGAACATCTCCTTCGTCGCCGCGCAGAAAAGCAATCTGTACAAAGTGGTGCAGCCGCCGTTCGGCAAGAAATCCTATTTCGCCTACCTGGGCCGCAAGGACGCCGATGCCGACAGCCTGATCGCCGCACTGGATGCTGCCCTGACCAAGATGCACGACGACGGCCGCCTGGCCGCGCTGCAGAAGAAATGGCTGGGCGCGGAAATGGACGTGCCGAAGGGTGATTTCGAGCCGACGTGGTGA